From Brassica oleracea var. oleracea cultivar TO1000 chromosome C3, BOL, whole genome shotgun sequence, a single genomic window includes:
- the LOC106336342 gene encoding heterogeneous nuclear ribonucleoprotein 1-like: MESDQGKLFIGGISWDTDENLLKEYFANYGEVLQVTVMREKATGRPRGFGFVAFSDPAVIDRVLQEKHHIDNRDVDVKRAMSREEQSPGGRPGGFNASRSFDSGANVRTKKIFVGGLPPALTSDEFRAYFETYGPVSDAVIMIDQATQRPRGFGFVSFDSEDSVDLVLHKTFHDMNGKQVEVKRALPKDANPGIAGGGGGRGGSGGFPGYGGSGYEGGRVDSSSRYMPPQNAGSGYPPYGASGYGTGYGYGSNGVGYSGFGGYGNPAGAPYGNPAGFGSGPRSSWGGQAPSGYGNVGYGNAAAPWVGGSGPGSAVMGQGGGASAGYGYGGNDSSYGAPSGYGAVGGRPGSMPNSHSGGYADGSDGSGGYGNLNHQGNGQAGYGGGYGNGRQAQQQ; this comes from the exons ATGGAATCAGATCAGGGGAAGCTGTTTATCGGCGGGATTTCATGGGACACCGACGAGAATCTCCTGAAAGAGTACTTCGCCAATTACGGCGAGGTTTTGCAAGTGACGGTGATGCGAGAGAAAGCTACAGGTCGTCCTCGAGGATTCGGATTCGTCGCGTTCTCCGATCCCGCCGTCATTGATAGGGTTCTTCAGGAGAAGCACCACATCGATAACAGAGAT GTTGATGTGAAGAGAGCAATGTCTAGAGAAGAGCAGAGTCCTGGTGGAAGACCAGGGGGTTTTAATGCTTCTAGGAGTTTTGATAGCGGCGCTAACGTTCGTACCAAGAAGATATTCGTCGGAGGTTTGCCTCCCGCTTTAACATCAGACGAGTTTCGGGCCTACTTCGAGACGTACGGCCCTGTTAGCGATGCGGTCATTATGATTGACCAGGCAACACAGCGTCCTAGAGGGTTTGGTTTTGTTTCGTTTGACTCTGAAGATTCGGTTGACCTTGTTTTGCACAAGACTTTCCACGATATGAATGGTAAACAAGTAGAAGTCAAAAGAGCTCTTCCTAAAGATGCTAATCCTGGAATAGCTGGGGGAGGGGGTGGTCGCGGTGGCTCTGGAGGTTTCCCGGGGTATGGTGGAAGTGGCTATGAGGGTGGTCGTGTTGATTCGAGTAGTAGATACATGCCGCCTCAAAACGCTGGAAGTGGTTATCCTCCTTATGGTGCTTCTGGGTATGGTACTGGTTATGGTTATGGCAGCAACGGTGTAGGTTACAGCGGTTTTGGAGGGTATGGGAATCCAGCTGGTGCGCCTTACGGGAATCCAGCTGGGTTTGGAAGTGGTCCAAGAAGTTCATGGGGAGGCCAAGCTCCATCGGGTTACGGTAATGTGGGATATGGAAATGCTGCTGCTCCGTGGGTTGGTGGTTCGGGTCCCGGTTCAGCAGTGATGGGTCAAGGAGGAGGTGCTTCTGCAGGTTATGGCTATGGTGGAAATGATTCGTCTTATGGGGCTCCATCTGGTTATGGTGCAGTTGGTGGACGGCCTGGAAGTATGCCTAATAGCCATAGCGGTGGCTATGCTGATGGTTCAGATGGCTCTGGAGGCTATGGGAATCTGAATCACCAAGGGAATGGGCAAGCTGGTTATGGTGGAGGTTATGGAAATGGTAGGCAAGCTCAACAACAGTGA